The following proteins are encoded in a genomic region of Ammospiza caudacuta isolate bAmmCau1 chromosome 3, bAmmCau1.pri, whole genome shotgun sequence:
- the TRAF5 gene encoding TNF receptor-associated factor 5 produces the protein MACDEPAAPSGTFTRQNSSSTGSLDFEPNADYKFVESLEERYKCAHCHLVLHNPHQTGCGHRFCQHCILALRELNAVPTCPVDKETIKMHEVFKDNCCKREVLNLHVFCKNFPDCNSKVILGRYQEHLQQCLFESMQCTNDGCQDQILRKDLKEHLSQHCKFREERCQYCNTHVVLINIKNHEKNDCPDYPVPCLQNCSQIILKKEIEKHHAVCPEAEVDCPYKQYGCNVKVKRGKLAEHENSALREHMLQILDKNSQLEEQISDLYKSLECKEIKIQQLADAIKKCEKEFRQYTQLFGNNSNLMVSTQALASHLDKSARLESQVKQLIQMANQQQSKLDLRPLFDTIETVKQKIALMETYDQRLVVLEDQSSKHDRQINNHKAQLNKNEERFKLLEGTCYNGKLIWKITDYKKKKREAVEGRVPSIASQPFYTSRCGYRLCARAYLNGDGSGKGTHISLYFVVMRGEFDSLLLWPFKQKVTLMLLDQSGKKNHIVEVFRADPNSSSFKRPDGEMNIASGCPRFVPHTVLESTKNTYIRDDTLFLKVVVDLTDLEEL, from the exons ATGGCCTGTGACGAGCCCGCTGCTCCCTCGGGCACCTTCACACGGCAGAACTCCTCCAGCACCGGCTCCCTGGACTTCGAGCCCAACGCCGACTACAAGTTCGTGGAGAGCCTGGAGGAGCGCTACAAGTGCGCCCACTGCCACCTGGTGCTGCACAACCCCCACCAGACGGGCTGCGGGCACCGCTTCTGCCAGCACTGCATCCTCGCTCTGAG AGAGTTAAATGCAGTACCCACCTGTCCTGTCGacaaagaaacaataaaaatgcatgAG GTATTCAAAGACAACTGCTGTAAAAGAGAAGTTCTCAACTTGCATGTGTTCTGCAAAAACTTTCCTGACTGCAATTCAAAAGTAATTCTGGGGCGATATCAG GAGCATCTGCAGCAGTGTTTGTTTGAAAGCATGCAGTGCACTAATGATGGATGTCAGGATCAAATTCTCCGCAAAGACCTGAAGGAGCACTTGAGCCAGCACTGTAAATTCCGGGAAGAGAGGTGCCAGTACTGTAATACACATGTGGTCTTAATTAACATAAAG aatCATGAGAAAAATGACTGCCCTGATTATCCTGTGCCTTGTCTCCAAAACTGTTCacaaataattctgaaaaaagAG ATTGAAAAGCACCACGCTGTGTGTCCCGAGGCAGAAGTGGACTGTCCATACAAGCAGTACGGCTGTAATGTAAAG GTTAAAAGAGGGAAACTTGCTGAACATGAAAATAGTGCCCTGAGGGAACACATGCTGCAGATTTTAGACAAGAACTCCCAGTTGGAAGAGCAG ATATCTGACCTGTATAAGAGCCTGGAATGTAAAGAGATTAAAATCCAGCAGCTAGCAGATGCCATTAAGAAGTGTGAGAAAGAATTCAGACAGTATACACAACTGTTTGGTAACAATAGCAACTTGATGGTAAGCACTCAG GCTCTGGCCAGTCATCTGGACAAGTCTGCACGCCTGGAATCACAAGTGAAACAGCTAATACAGATGGCAAACCAGCAGCAAAGTAAACTAGACCTGCGGCCCCTGTTTGACACCATTGAAACCGTGAAACAGAAGATTGCCCTGATGGAGACGTACGACCAGCGCTTGG TTGTTTTGGAAGATCAATCCAGCAAACATGATCGCCAGATCAATAATCACAAAGCACAGCTCAATAAAAACGAAGAACGATTTAAGCTTTTGGAAGGCACGTGCTACAATGGGAAATTAATCTGGAAAATCACGGActacaagaagaagaaaagagaggcAGTGGAGGGCCGTGTGCCGTCCATAGCCAGCCAGCCCTTCTACACCAGCCGCTGCGGGTACAGGCTGTGTGCTAGAGCCTACCTGAACGGGGACGGCTCGGGAAAGGGAACCCACATCTCCCTCTACTTCGTGGTCATGAGGGGCGAGTTTGACTCGCTGCTGCTGTGGCCTTTCAAGCAGAAGGTTACACTTATGCTTTTGGAccaaagtgggaaaaaaaatcacattgtgGAAGTCTTTAGAGCTGACCCCAACAGCAGCAGTTTCAAAAGGCCGGATGGAGAAATGAATATCGCCTCTGGCTGTCCGCGCTTCGTGCCACACACCGTCCTGGAAAGCACAAAGAACACCTACATCAGAGATGACACTCTCTTCTTGAAAGTGGTCGTGGACCTAACTGACCTGGAGGAACTGTGA